The DNA sequence AAGTTTTAAGATTTAGAATTTATTCAGTAAGAGATTAAAATAATAGGAAAAAACAGTTGATAAACTTAGACCGAGTTGCACGTGAAATCAAGACTATAGGACTGTACGATTTGGTTTTGCAGGATGTGCAAAGAATTGCCGGGAAAAACAGAGTAGATGAAGAAGAAATTCTTCAGACATTAGAGAAAAATCCGGAAATTCTGCAAGATTACATGCAGACAAATGTCGAATACAATTTGAGCAATATCCATCTCAAAGATATCAATGTGCAAAATCTCAAAGATGAATGCAAACAAGAAGCGCAAACCTTTAATGAAAATCTGGCAAAATTGCGTGTCTTGGAAAAATATACACTTGATTTTGAACAGAGTGCCACGCTTGTCATCATTTTTTCCATTGAGTTTTTTGTTCTTTTTTCTGTGCAGTATTTTATAGTATTGCTAAATCTCAAAGCGTGGCAATGGTGGATATATACACTCTTTGCCTCCTCTGTTGCTTTTGCCTACTGGTATGGTAAAAAGCAGAGCAGACTGTATGCAAAAAACAAACAGCGTTACGAAATGCTTTATCTGCAGACATTACAACTCTTGGAAGCACTGGAAGAAAAAGAGTGTATCAAAAAAGAGGACTTATTGATTCATGAGTGTGAAGAACATGTCTAAAACAATCAGTGTTGATTATATTTGGAACAAAGAACTGGCGCTGCAGACAAGCAAGCTTTTTTATGATTATGATATGCGTCATTCTGCCAAAAGATATATAGGCTGGTTTTTTGTCGCTTTGGTGCAGTTTGGTATTGTCGGTGCTTTGAAGCATGAAAGTTACGGTATTTTGTATCTTTCAACCTTTTTGGTCTTTTACTGGTATTTTGGAAGATGGTTTCTGCGAAAAAGAATGTTGTTAAATTTTTACAAAAAAAATATGCCTCAAGATACACAAGTGCATTTTATTATTGATACAGAAGGCTTGCATAAAGATAAAAAGCGTATTCCCTGGGAAGAAATTACAAGGATAATAGAACTTGAAAACGGGATTTTGGTGCAAAGCCTGCATGATACACTTTTTTTTCAAAATTCTGCCTTTGGATCTGTTGATGAACGCAAAGAGTTTTTGGCGCTGGCCAAAGACAAAGGAAAACGCTAATGCACTATTTTTTTATTGGAGCAGTAAGCCTTTTTGTCATAGGATTGCTTATTGTCGGGGCAGTTATGGACAAAGAGGATATGGAAGGTGATGATTAAAAATTAAACAAAGAATTATAAAAATATTCATTTGTATAGAGTATAATTTCATCACTATTATATGGAGATACCTTACATGCAGACACCTTTAGAAAATTTTATAGAGTATAAAGCCGATACAGGGATGCAATGTGGGAATTACTCTATAGATATACCGCCGTTAAAAGAGGGGGAACAGTACCGTTTTCATTTTGATGCTGTTGCCTGTGTCGGGTGTCGGTGCTGTGAAGTTGCCTGTAACGAACAAAACAACAATCCTGCCGATATAAAATGGCGTCGTGTCGGGGAGATGGAAGGCGGAGATTTTCCGGCTTTTACCCAGATGCTCAATTCTATGAGTTGCAATCACTGTATAGATCCTGAATGTCTCACAGGCTGTCCGACGGAATCATATATAAAGATAGCCGAAACAGGCATAGTCGTGCATGATGACGATACCTGTATCGGCTGTCAGTACTGCACATGGAACTGCCCGTACGGTGTTCCTGTTTTTCATGAAGAGAGAAATATTGTTACAAAATGTCATATGTGTCATGAACGGCTTGATGTCGGAGAGTCTCCTGCCTGTGTGCAGGCCTGTCCTGCAGGAGCTATTGAGATTGAGGTTGTCAATGTCAAAGAGTGGCTGGAACGTGACATAGACGAACAGGCAAACATGCCGTTTTTGCCGGATGCACGCATAACAAATTCTACAACGCGCTACACGCTTCCCGAGAATCTGCCGGATGATATGAAAGAGATGGATGAACACATCTTAAAACCTGCACATAAAGAACTGCCTCTTGTTTTTATGACAGTTTTGACGCAAATTTCACTCGGTGGGTTTTTGGCGCTCTTTTTAGGAGACTTTATGAGTCTGTTCGGATTTGAGAGTACCAACTGGATTATGGCACTGCTTGTGATGCTTCCCGCGGCAATCGGGCTGCCTCTCTCAGCCTTGCACCTTGGGCGTCCGTTTTTGGCGATGACAGCCATGAAAAATATAAAAACCTCGTGGCTCTCCCGCGAGGCTTTGGCTTTGGGTGTTTTTACAGGGCTTATGAGTGCCGTAGTGGCAACATACTTTTTCGATATCTCCAATATATTGCGTTTGTTCCTTGAAGCACTGACTTTAGCTGTGGGAATCTATGGAATTTATGCACAAAGTATGATTTACCGTATTCGTGCCCGTCCTTCCTGGAACAGGATTACAACGAATTTCAAGTTCTTCGGTGTGGCATATATCGGAATCTTTTTGGTTGCATTTATCAGCTCTGTATCAAGCGTGCATGAAGCGATTATTCCTTTGACAACCTTGGGTATGCTCGGTGCTTTGGCACAGCTTTTTTTCTCTTATGAAGATATAAGAACACTTGATGTCAAAGAGAATGCATACCAACTGCAACGGACAAAAAGACTTTTAAATGAAAATTTTCATAAGCTCAAAATGATTCGTTTCGCCACGTTGATACTCGGTGGTGTGGTACTGCCGCTGTTTACTTTGGTCTTTGTAAGCGCTTCGTTACATGTAACGGCTTCTGTGATGCTTTTTTTGGCAATCATTATTGCCTTTGTGAGTGAAATAAGTGATAGATTTTTATTTTATACCACGGTTGTTCCTCTTGGAATGGCAGGTGGATTTTTTGTAGGGAAACAACGATGATAAGTAAATTAAAAGATTTTTTAGGGTTTGATATAAAAGAAGAGAAATACAAACTCTCACATGATGAAACATTCGGCATGATAGCCGATGCAAAAAAACCCGATAAATGGGTCTTTTCAACCTGTGGATACTGCGGGGTCGGCTGTGGACTTTACATCGGTGTCAAAGACGGTAAAGCTGTTTACACAAAAGGCAATCCAAAACATTTTGTCAATCAGGGAACACTCTGTCCAAAAGGTTTGAGTGAACATCAAATGCTTAACTCTCCCCATAGAATTCAAACCCCGTTGATAAAACAAAACGGTGAGCTGAAACCTGCAACTTGGGATGAAGCCTTCACGAAAGTAAGCAGTGAATTTAAGAGAATTCAAAAAGAACACGGAAACAAAGCCGTTGCTGTCATTGGCACAGGGCAGTTTTTGACAGAAGAATTTTACACTTTGGGTAAATTTGTCCAGCTTGGTCTTCGCACAAATAATTATGACGGCAATACAACCTTGTGTATGGCATCTGCTGTTATGGGTTACAAACAGTCTCTTGGCAGTGACGGTCCGACAAGCTCATATGAAGATTTTGCACTTGCCGATACTATTTTTTTGGTGGGAGCCAATATTGCGGACAATCATCCGATACTTACCTTACATGTAAACAAAAACCCAAAAAAGAAAGTCATCGTTATAGACCCCAGGGCCTCGAAAACATCCCAAATGGCAGATGTGTATGTGCCTGTAAAACCGCGTACAGATCTGGCGCTTTACAACGGTCTGGCTTACATTGTGATGGAGCAGGGATGGGAAGATGAAGGTTATATAAAAGCAAATACAAACGGATACAAAGAGCTGAAAAAACATTTGCAGGATTATCCGCCCCAGGAGGTGGCAAACATTACAGGCATTGATGTCAAAACCCTGTATGAACTCGCACGTGAATTTGTCTCAAGTAAAAGTGTTATCACCGGTTGGACAATGGGTGTGAACCAGTCTTTTATGGGAACAGATACTGTCAGTGCCATCATCAATCTGCATCTTTTGACAGGGCATATCGGTCGAGAGGGAACGGGGCCTTTTAGTATAACAGGGCAGTGTAATGCGATGGGAACACGTGAGACAGGGTTCACTTCATCTCTTCCGGGATACAGAAACTTTGGGGATGAAAAGGCTTTAAAAGAATATGCGGAAATTGTCAATGTTCCTCAGGAAATTATTCCGCGTGAACGTGGCTATAAATATGCCGAAATTATTGATGCCATAGACAGAGGTGAGATAAAAGCGCTTTGGATAACGGCGACAAATCCGCTGGTTAGTTTTGTCAATCAGGACAAACTGCGAAAAACACTGAAAAAACTTGATTTGCTGGTCGTGCAGGATGCTTTTTTAGGCGATACGGCACAAATAGCAGATGTTGTTTTCGCTGCTGCGACCTGGGGTGAGAAAGAAGGTGTTTATACGAATTCTGAACGTCGCTGTAACAAGGCGAACAAAGCAGTAGAACCCATAGGTGAGGCAAAAAGTGATTTTGATATCATTCTTGAATTTTCAAAATATTTTGAAGGTGTGAATGAAATGCTTTTTCCAAACTGGAGCCAGCCTCGTGATGCTTTTGAGGAGTGGAAAAAAGTCTCAAAAGGACAGTTGTGTGACTACAGCGGTATGAGTTATGAGCTTATAGAAGAGTTGGGCGGGATTCAATGGCCATGTAACGAACAGTTCCCAAAAGGGAGTAAAAGACTCTACACCAAAGATATTCCTTTTAGAACATCCGATAAAAAAGCGAAACTTGTATGTGTGCAATGGCATCCGATGGCAGAGCCTGTAAGCCCTGAGTTTCCTGTTATTTTAAACACTGGAAGGACGGTTGAACAGTGGCATACACGAACAAAGACAAGGGATATAGCAATTCTTGACAATTTGGCTCCTGAAGCCTGGGTGGACATAAATCCAAAAGATGCGGTCAAACTCAAAGTAAAAAGCGGTGACAGAATGAGTCTTTCATCTCCAAGGGGGCGCATTGATGATGTTATTGTACGGGTGACATCAAGTGTACGCGAAGGCACGGTATTTGTCCCGTTCCATTTTAATGAACAGCTTGTCAATACGTTGACCAATGAGAGTTTTTGTCCAAAGTCAGGGGAACCTAATTTCAAACAAACGGCAATACAGCTTCACTCAGAAGAGGTACCGGAGGGTCTGATACTTGAAGAGGAACAATCAAGCGGAGCGATTGCACATCACAAGGTCGTTTATGAAGGGGTTGCCTATAAAGAAAAAGAGGTGCATTTGCAACAATAGAAGTTATGTTATAATTATTTACGGGTCCTTTCAAATCCCGTTAAGTTAAACAGTCCAAAAACTTCAAAAATGGCGGTCATAATTATGCAGGAATGTGAACTGTATCAATACACTCTTTTTACAGGCAGTATACTTTTGCTTGCAAGTCTGTTTTTTAATATCAAATACAGAAAAAAGATAAAAAAACGCTTGGAAGATGAAAACAGACTCATAAAAAATGCCTACTATCATCCTGTCACCTCTCTCCCAAATAAAGAAAATGTTAAAATAGTAATTTCTGAACAGATACAAAGAGCTTTGCGACATAATAAATCTTTTTTGGTTATGGTAATAAAAATAAAAAATTTTCATGAAGTTCAGCTGCATTCCAAAGTGCTGGCAGAGGAATTTATGCTTGAAGCAAGTAACAGACTGCTGCAAAGTACACGGAGTGAGGATATAATCGGACATATCAGTGATGACTCTTTTATCATTGTTTTTAATGAATATTTACAAGAAGAAAATTACAGGAGAGTATGTCAAAGAGTAGAAGAATCATTTGCACAGGCTCCCGAACTCAATACAAAATATACTATAGATTTTAAGGTTTCCATAGGTACATCTGTGTATCCGGATGGGGCTGTAAATCCGGATGCCTTAATGGAAAAAGCGAGAAAGGCTGCAATTGATAGAGATTGAATAGTTCAAAGCAAAACAAAAGCCAATTTTAAGTATAATTCACGGATTTTATAAAAAGGTATATGCATGGCAAACAAACGTGTTTTAGTTAAATTTTCGGGTGAAGCTCTTGCTGGAGAAGCAGGTCATGGAATCGATACAAAGATTTTAAAGTATATTGCCCAGGAGATTAAAACTCTTGTTGATGCAGGTATAGAAGTCGGTATAGTCATTGGAGGCGGGAATATCATTCGTGGTGTGACTGCTGCCCAAGACGGAATTATTAAGCGTACATCCGGAGATTATATGGGAATGCTTGCAACTGTGATAAACGGTGTAGCAATGCAGGAGGCCTGTGAGCATGCCGGAATGCAGGTACGTATGCAAACCGCTATAAAAATGGAACAGATTGCTGAACCGTATATTAATCGTAAAGCGACACGCCATCTTGAAAAAGGACGTGTTGTTATTTTTGCAGCAGGGACGGGAAATCCGTTTTTTACTACAGATACGGCAGCAACACTTAGAGCTGTTGAAATCGGTGCAGAAGTTATTATCAAGGCCACAAAAGTTGACGGTGTCTATGACAAGGACCCTGCCAAATACCCGGATGCGGTGAAATTACCCGAACTGACCTATGACCAGGCATTGCAGGATCATATAAAAGTTATGGATGATACCTCAATAGCACTGGCAAAAGACAACAGTCTGCCTATTATTGTCTGCGATATGTCCAAGCAAGGTAACTTATTGGATATTTTAAATGGCAATATGAGCAACTGCTCAATAGTAAAATAAACTAAAGGAAAAACAGAGAATGAAAGTTGAAGAATTAACAGCGAAAGTTTTAGATGAAAATCCAAGTATGGATAGATATCAACTGGCAATTGCAGTTGCAAAAAGATGTGATGAACTGGAAAACGGTGCTCCAAGCAAATTAAATGTCAATACAAGCAGTATCAAGTCAACTGATTTGGCGCTTATGGAAATAGCTGAAGGACTTATTAGAGTCAAAGGCTTTAGCGACAAAGAGAAATAAGTTTTTGCCTTTGAGTCAAATGGATATAGAACAGATTAAACACATCAATGATGTTGAATCTGCAATTGCTTATCTTTTTTCTCAAATACCCCAAAGTGAACCACTTGAAAAAGCATTAGACTTTTCTATAAAAGCACACGAAGGGCAGTATAGAAAAAGTGGTGAAGCTTACATAATCCATCCCATTTTAGTAGCCTCCATTGTTGTTTCTATAACAAATGACGAGTCGATGGCTATTGCCGCCTTATTGCATGATGTTGTTGAAGACACTCCTGTTACTATTGAACAGATAGAAGATTTGTTTGGTAAGGATGTTGCCCATTTGGTGGAGGGACTTACAAAAATAGATACGATTAGAGATCATGAACTCATTCCCTCCAATTCTGATGAAAAGCTTGTTGTATCGGCACTCTCTTTTAGAAAAATGCTTATTGCCAGTATTCATGATGTACGGGTGCTTGTTGTCAAACTGTGTGACAGACTGCACAATATGCTCACCCTTGATGCCTTGCCTGCTCACAAGCAAAAACGAATTGCCGAAGAGACATTGGTTGTGTATGCCCCTATTGCACACAGATTGGGGATTTCATTTTTAAAAAATATACTTGAAGACTTAAGTTTCGGCTATTTGTTTCCCAAGGAAAAGCAGGAAATAGAAAATTATCTTCAGACAAACTATCATGCAATTGAGATGAAACTTGATGCAATCAAAGAATCAATAATGAAGATTCTTGTGAAAAATGGCTTTTGTGAAGATGATTTTGAGATTTTGTCCAGAATAAAACATAAATATTCTATTTATCTGAAGATGCAGAGAAAAGGTGTGAGTATTGATGAGGTGCTGGATCTTTTGGCTGTTCGGATTCTTACAAAAGACCCTGTAAAGTGTTATATGATTTTGGGGCTTATTCATCTTAATTTTCGTCCGCTTGCCTCACGTTTTAAAGATTATATTGCTGTTGCAAAAGACAATGGATACCAGACCATTCACACAACTGTTTTTCATGATGCTGCAATTTTTGAAGTACAGATTCGAACCTATGATATGCATAAAACTGCTGAACTCGGAGTTGCCGCACACTGGAAATATAAAAGCGGCGGCAACAATATCAAGCTGGACTGGTTAGACAGTCTGCAGTACCAAAATGAGTCTGTAGAGGATTTTTATGCATTGATAAAAAATGATTTGTATTCTGAAGACATTTCGGTTTTTTCTCCGTCCGGTGATGCTTTTACCCTTCCCCGCGGAGCAGTGGCACTTGATTTTGCTTACGCTGTACACTCGGAAGTCGGAAACAAAGCTGTGAGCGCTTTAATCAACAAAACAAAAGCCTCTTTAATGAGCGAACTCAATAATGGTGATATAGTAAAAATTATTACCGGAGATGAAATTGTTACAAGATGTTCCTGGATTGATGCAGTCAAAACATCAAAAGCCAAAACAAATATGAAACTAAACTGCAATGCAAGAATACGC is a window from the Sulfurimonas hydrogeniphila genome containing:
- a CDS encoding DmsC/YnfH family molybdoenzyme membrane anchor subunit; this translates as MQTPLENFIEYKADTGMQCGNYSIDIPPLKEGEQYRFHFDAVACVGCRCCEVACNEQNNNPADIKWRRVGEMEGGDFPAFTQMLNSMSCNHCIDPECLTGCPTESYIKIAETGIVVHDDDTCIGCQYCTWNCPYGVPVFHEERNIVTKCHMCHERLDVGESPACVQACPAGAIEIEVVNVKEWLERDIDEQANMPFLPDARITNSTTRYTLPENLPDDMKEMDEHILKPAHKELPLVFMTVLTQISLGGFLALFLGDFMSLFGFESTNWIMALLVMLPAAIGLPLSALHLGRPFLAMTAMKNIKTSWLSREALALGVFTGLMSAVVATYFFDISNILRLFLEALTLAVGIYGIYAQSMIYRIRARPSWNRITTNFKFFGVAYIGIFLVAFISSVSSVHEAIIPLTTLGMLGALAQLFFSYEDIRTLDVKENAYQLQRTKRLLNENFHKLKMIRFATLILGGVVLPLFTLVFVSASLHVTASVMLFLAIIIAFVSEISDRFLFYTTVVPLGMAGGFFVGKQR
- a CDS encoding molybdopterin oxidoreductase family protein, encoding MISKLKDFLGFDIKEEKYKLSHDETFGMIADAKKPDKWVFSTCGYCGVGCGLYIGVKDGKAVYTKGNPKHFVNQGTLCPKGLSEHQMLNSPHRIQTPLIKQNGELKPATWDEAFTKVSSEFKRIQKEHGNKAVAVIGTGQFLTEEFYTLGKFVQLGLRTNNYDGNTTLCMASAVMGYKQSLGSDGPTSSYEDFALADTIFLVGANIADNHPILTLHVNKNPKKKVIVIDPRASKTSQMADVYVPVKPRTDLALYNGLAYIVMEQGWEDEGYIKANTNGYKELKKHLQDYPPQEVANITGIDVKTLYELAREFVSSKSVITGWTMGVNQSFMGTDTVSAIINLHLLTGHIGREGTGPFSITGQCNAMGTRETGFTSSLPGYRNFGDEKALKEYAEIVNVPQEIIPRERGYKYAEIIDAIDRGEIKALWITATNPLVSFVNQDKLRKTLKKLDLLVVQDAFLGDTAQIADVVFAAATWGEKEGVYTNSERRCNKANKAVEPIGEAKSDFDIILEFSKYFEGVNEMLFPNWSQPRDAFEEWKKVSKGQLCDYSGMSYELIEELGGIQWPCNEQFPKGSKRLYTKDIPFRTSDKKAKLVCVQWHPMAEPVSPEFPVILNTGRTVEQWHTRTKTRDIAILDNLAPEAWVDINPKDAVKLKVKSGDRMSLSSPRGRIDDVIVRVTSSVREGTVFVPFHFNEQLVNTLTNESFCPKSGEPNFKQTAIQLHSEEVPEGLILEEEQSSGAIAHHKVVYEGVAYKEKEVHLQQ
- a CDS encoding GGDEF domain-containing protein, which produces MAVIIMQECELYQYTLFTGSILLLASLFFNIKYRKKIKKRLEDENRLIKNAYYHPVTSLPNKENVKIVISEQIQRALRHNKSFLVMVIKIKNFHEVQLHSKVLAEEFMLEASNRLLQSTRSEDIIGHISDDSFIIVFNEYLQEENYRRVCQRVEESFAQAPELNTKYTIDFKVSIGTSVYPDGAVNPDALMEKARKAAIDRD
- the pyrH gene encoding UMP kinase; protein product: MANKRVLVKFSGEALAGEAGHGIDTKILKYIAQEIKTLVDAGIEVGIVIGGGNIIRGVTAAQDGIIKRTSGDYMGMLATVINGVAMQEACEHAGMQVRMQTAIKMEQIAEPYINRKATRHLEKGRVVIFAAGTGNPFFTTDTAATLRAVEIGAEVIIKATKVDGVYDKDPAKYPDAVKLPELTYDQALQDHIKVMDDTSIALAKDNSLPIIVCDMSKQGNLLDILNGNMSNCSIVK
- a CDS encoding DNA-directed RNA polymerase subunit omega; the encoded protein is MKVEELTAKVLDENPSMDRYQLAIAVAKRCDELENGAPSKLNVNTSSIKSTDLALMEIAEGLIRVKGFSDKEK
- a CDS encoding RelA/SpoT family protein, with product MPLSQMDIEQIKHINDVESAIAYLFSQIPQSEPLEKALDFSIKAHEGQYRKSGEAYIIHPILVASIVVSITNDESMAIAALLHDVVEDTPVTIEQIEDLFGKDVAHLVEGLTKIDTIRDHELIPSNSDEKLVVSALSFRKMLIASIHDVRVLVVKLCDRLHNMLTLDALPAHKQKRIAEETLVVYAPIAHRLGISFLKNILEDLSFGYLFPKEKQEIENYLQTNYHAIEMKLDAIKESIMKILVKNGFCEDDFEILSRIKHKYSIYLKMQRKGVSIDEVLDLLAVRILTKDPVKCYMILGLIHLNFRPLASRFKDYIAVAKDNGYQTIHTTVFHDAAIFEVQIRTYDMHKTAELGVAAHWKYKSGGNNIKLDWLDSLQYQNESVEDFYALIKNDLYSEDISVFSPSGDAFTLPRGAVALDFAYAVHSEVGNKAVSALINKTKASLMSELNNGDIVKIITGDEIVTRCSWIDAVKTSKAKTNMKLNCNARIRDLNAKVAVSIVATAMKLNFARVQEWFLKHHCDSVTSIPNDIEHFKNVIHKYIVEISKNNRFKKFISRHRFKLKGYEIAGIEIFSTTNITDIVFDYCCHPKHGDEIMGFLDKTKVHVHHKLCNNATKMLDAHDPMVFVRWKQEKIYRYKLIASLHNEKGALAEFLSFLVKLDVDINAIELGKESADYIKYCELVFEAKEADINSLRAKIESKIKVVNLVRTDDAYKN